Proteins found in one Neodiprion lecontei isolate iyNeoLeco1 chromosome 6, iyNeoLeco1.1, whole genome shotgun sequence genomic segment:
- the LOC107218987 gene encoding kininogen-1-like, whose product MAFKLVPLLTMLTLGIVTRCTTAHKAHSFQHYHGPVEGEGVEVVWKDKHGHEDHDFKAHPKYEFAYGVEDHHTKDFHGQKEHRDGKDVAGEYTLHEPGGNVRTVKYHADHHGGFHAIVHNSGGNDHSGGTYGGHGHGHGHGHGHGHGHGHGHGHGHEHGHGHGHGHH is encoded by the exons ATGGCGTTCAAG CTGGTCCCCCTGCTTACGATGTTGACGTTGGGTATCGTGACTCGATGCACGACGGCCCACAAGGCTCACTCCTTCCAGCATTACCACGGGCCGGTGGAAGGCGAGGGTGTGGAGGTCGTCTGGAAGGACAAGCACGGCCACGAGGACCACGATTTCAAGGCTCACCCGAAGTACGAGTTCGCCTACGGAGTCGAAGACCACCACACGAAAGATTTCCACGGACAGAAGGAGCACCGAGACG GCAAGGACGTGGCCGGTGAATACACCCTCCACGAGCCAGGCGGCAACGTCAGGACCGTCAAGTACCACGCCGATCACCACGGTGGGTTCCACGCCATCGTACACAACAGCGGTGGCAACGACCACTCCGGAGGGACTTACGGTGGTCATGGACACGGACACGGACACGGACACGGACATGGACACGGGCACGGACACGGGCACGGACACGGGCACGAACACGGACACGGTCATGGCCATGGCCATCACTGA